One segment of Aquimarina sp. BL5 DNA contains the following:
- a CDS encoding methylated-DNA--[protein]-cysteine S-methyltransferase yields the protein METTFIKTPLGIASISGDENGITKISITEDTEKVPSKEIPEILKEAVIQLQDYFKGDRSTFSIKMNPSGTDFQKKVWHELSKIPFGKTVSYLDIAKQLGDPKCIRAAASANGKNPLWVVVPCHRVIGSDGSLTGYAGGLWRKKWLLAHENPVKQQSLF from the coding sequence ATCGAAACCACTTTCATAAAAACTCCTTTAGGTATTGCTTCTATATCAGGAGATGAAAATGGTATTACAAAAATTTCTATCACCGAAGACACAGAAAAAGTTCCTTCTAAAGAGATTCCAGAAATACTTAAGGAGGCAGTAATTCAGTTACAGGACTATTTTAAGGGGGACAGAAGCACTTTTAGCATTAAAATGAATCCATCTGGTACTGATTTTCAGAAAAAGGTATGGCATGAACTTTCTAAAATTCCTTTTGGAAAAACTGTTAGCTACTTAGATATTGCTAAGCAATTAGGAGATCCTAAATGTATACGAGCAGCGGCATCTGCTAATGGTAAAAATCCATTATGGGTTGTAGTGCCTTGCCATCGTGTAATCGGTAGTGATGGTTCACTTACTGGGTATGCAGGAGGTTTATGGCGGAAAAAATGGTTACTAGCACATGAAAATCCAGTAAAACAACAATCCCTTTTTTAA
- a CDS encoding CNNM domain-containing protein, giving the protein MALLIVYGVVSIFFSFLCSILEAVLLSITPTFLNVKKKEGKAYATTLEKLKKDVDRPLIAILTLNTIAHTVGAILVGVQAKVAYAEMYGSETRTILGIEITEDLMVGIVSSIMTILILVASEIIPKTIGATYWKQLSNFTSKALNVLIWPLKWTGILWILQLTTKLIGGKGHHGSVLSREDFTAMADIAEEEGVFEESESTVIRNLLNFKKIFTKDVMTPRTVIKTASEDTTIEEFFNENQNLRFSRIPVYKDKADNITGQVLKDEIYKEMANQNGHKLLGEIKRPIIFTNRNLPIPDLFNELIQTKNHIALVVDEYGSVSGLVTMEDVIETLLGLEIVDESDTETDMQILARKNWEARARRLGILDDKKEE; this is encoded by the coding sequence ATGGCATTACTTATTGTATACGGAGTTGTATCCATTTTCTTTTCGTTTTTATGTTCAATTCTGGAAGCAGTTTTACTGAGTATTACTCCTACATTTCTTAACGTTAAGAAAAAAGAAGGAAAAGCATATGCAACCACTTTAGAAAAGCTAAAGAAGGATGTAGACCGACCACTAATTGCTATATTAACGCTTAATACGATTGCACATACAGTAGGAGCTATATTAGTAGGTGTGCAGGCAAAAGTAGCCTATGCGGAAATGTATGGATCTGAAACTCGTACAATTCTCGGGATAGAGATTACCGAAGACCTTATGGTAGGAATTGTATCTTCTATTATGACTATTTTGATATTAGTAGCTTCAGAGATTATTCCTAAAACTATTGGAGCAACCTATTGGAAACAGTTGTCTAATTTTACTTCCAAAGCATTAAATGTTTTGATTTGGCCGCTAAAATGGACAGGTATTCTCTGGATATTACAATTAACGACTAAGTTAATAGGTGGCAAAGGACATCACGGATCTGTGTTAAGTAGGGAAGATTTCACTGCTATGGCTGATATTGCCGAAGAAGAAGGTGTTTTTGAAGAGTCAGAATCTACAGTGATCAGGAATCTATTAAACTTTAAAAAGATTTTCACAAAAGATGTAATGACTCCTAGAACGGTTATTAAGACTGCTTCAGAAGACACTACTATAGAAGAGTTTTTTAATGAGAATCAAAACCTTCGTTTTTCTAGAATACCGGTTTATAAAGATAAAGCGGATAATATAACAGGTCAGGTACTTAAAGATGAAATTTATAAAGAAATGGCTAATCAAAATGGCCACAAGCTTCTTGGAGAAATAAAAAGACCTATCATATTCACTAACAGAAACTTGCCTATTCCGGATTTATTTAATGAATTGATTCAAACTAAAAATCATATTGCACTGGTTGTAGATGAATACGGTTCTGTAAGTGGGTTAGTAACTATGGAAGATGTAATTGAGACCTTATTAGGTTTGGAGATTGTTGACGAAAGTGATACAGAAACAGATATGCAGATTCTAGCTCGTAAAAACTGGGAAGCTAGAGCAAGAAGATTAGGAATTCTAGACGATAAAAAAGAAGAATGA
- a CDS encoding T9SS type A sorting domain-containing protein, whose protein sequence is MTKNLQLLLSVVTIVTCFHFNYAQCNDVTLESITNPGLYDVETLTESDGLPDSSDYREVTVYYPTNGTPPYPSIAIVPGFTAGPGSVRAWGPYYASHGIIAIVIGTNNRNAFPDARATALIAALKTLENENTRTSSPLNGQVDIDKFAVSGHSMGGGGAQRAAVMNANIKAVVALCPWLPTFNRPSLDHSAPVLIFSGQNDSTAQPSQHADVHYNTTPEETDKLLYEIKNGNHSVANTPGGAQGNVGKLAISWLRSKLNNNSCYCSLINDELLDNPATASTFETNVSCQTLSVDEIDTNAQLTTSIYPNPTNSYVTIESDFAISKSYEIFSLLGEHLVSGRITAKKEQIDLSNLKPNIYLLNIDNQVFKILKTE, encoded by the coding sequence ATGACTAAAAATTTACAATTACTACTAAGTGTAGTAACGATAGTAACATGCTTTCACTTTAACTACGCTCAATGCAATGATGTTACATTAGAATCTATAACGAATCCAGGACTCTATGATGTAGAAACTCTAACAGAATCTGACGGTTTGCCAGATAGTTCGGATTATCGAGAAGTAACAGTCTACTATCCGACAAATGGAACACCACCATATCCTAGTATCGCAATCGTGCCTGGGTTTACGGCAGGTCCGGGGTCGGTAAGAGCCTGGGGGCCTTATTATGCTTCTCACGGGATCATAGCAATAGTCATAGGGACTAATAATAGAAATGCATTTCCGGATGCGAGAGCAACAGCCCTTATAGCAGCGCTTAAGACTTTAGAAAATGAGAATACACGGACTTCTTCCCCGCTTAACGGACAGGTTGATATTGATAAATTTGCGGTAAGTGGTCATTCTATGGGTGGAGGAGGAGCCCAACGAGCGGCTGTTATGAATGCTAACATAAAAGCTGTAGTTGCTTTGTGTCCTTGGTTACCAACATTTAATAGACCATCTCTTGATCATTCGGCTCCGGTACTAATTTTCAGTGGTCAAAATGATTCTACTGCACAACCATCTCAGCATGCAGATGTTCATTATAACACAACTCCAGAGGAAACAGATAAATTATTATATGAAATAAAAAACGGAAATCATTCTGTGGCAAACACTCCAGGAGGAGCACAGGGAAATGTAGGGAAACTAGCTATTTCTTGGCTAAGGTCAAAACTAAATAATAACAGTTGTTATTGCTCTTTAATCAATGATGAATTACTAGATAATCCAGCAACAGCGTCTACATTTGAAACAAATGTTTCTTGCCAAACATTATCAGTTGATGAAATAGACACCAATGCTCAATTAACCACCAGCATATATCCGAATCCTACGAATTCTTATGTTACTATAGAAAGTGATTTTGCTATTTCTAAGAGTTATGAAATATTTTCTCTTTTGGGTGAACATCTAGTGAGTGGAAGGATTACTGCTAAAAAAGAACAAATTGACCTATCAAACCTAAAACCAAATATATATTTATTAAATATTGATAATCAGGTTTTTAAAATATTGAAGACAGAATAA
- a CDS encoding DinB family protein, whose translation MKQIFFLLFLISYPIMSQQVTPKSAFLEKWMNSKEYLLEIAESMPENKYSYAPTEREMDFRNQLLHICGNMLWLSTIYFSEEIFDRKKLSENAPDSKIEVIKLLEKSFDLVYERVQNAKDESLKTEVDFFAGPKSKLQILNLLQDHVTHHRGQLIVYLNLNEIKPPKYVGW comes from the coding sequence ATGAAACAAATATTCTTCCTTCTTTTTCTTATTTCATATCCTATAATGTCTCAACAAGTAACCCCTAAATCCGCTTTTTTAGAAAAGTGGATGAATTCTAAAGAGTATTTGCTGGAAATAGCTGAATCTATGCCAGAAAACAAGTATTCATATGCTCCTACAGAACGTGAAATGGATTTTAGAAACCAATTGCTTCATATCTGTGGAAATATGCTATGGCTTAGTACAATTTACTTTTCTGAAGAAATCTTTGATCGTAAAAAACTTTCGGAAAATGCTCCTGATTCTAAGATCGAGGTTATTAAATTACTCGAAAAATCATTTGATCTTGTTTATGAACGTGTGCAGAACGCAAAAGATGAGTCACTAAAAACCGAAGTAGATTTTTTTGCCGGTCCAAAATCCAAACTTCAGATTTTGAATCTGCTTCAGGATCACGTAACGCATCATAGAGGACAACTAATCGTGTATTTAAATCTTAATGAAATCAAACCACCGAAGTATGTGGGTTGGTAG
- a CDS encoding c-type cytochrome yields the protein MKNIFLILLSITFIATSCQSEKKPEKEKIVIGSKKKSSPEFDLGKELFKGKGNCYSCHRMDKKSIGPSVTEIMKIYKEKNGDIIGFLRQKKDPIVDPDNYAVMKTNFARLEKFTNEELKAIELYMNEATAK from the coding sequence ATGAAAAATATTTTTTTAATACTCTTAAGCATAACATTTATAGCCACTAGTTGTCAATCAGAAAAGAAACCCGAAAAAGAAAAAATTGTAATTGGCTCGAAGAAAAAGTCGTCTCCTGAATTTGATTTAGGAAAAGAATTATTTAAAGGCAAAGGAAACTGTTATTCTTGTCATCGAATGGATAAGAAATCCATAGGTCCAAGTGTTACTGAGATTATGAAAATTTACAAAGAAAAAAATGGTGATATCATAGGTTTTTTAAGACAAAAAAAAGATCCTATTGTTGATCCTGATAACTATGCAGTAATGAAAACCAATTTTGCGCGCTTAGAAAAATTTACCAACGAAGAATTGAAAGCAATAGAATTATATATGAATGAAGCGACTGCTAAGTAA
- a CDS encoding TerB family tellurite resistance protein, whose amino-acid sequence MVSRDRLYQTFGELLYVIAMSDGVIKKEEVKTLEEILKAHPKGQEIKWSFDYENDNQNDIETLYKKVIEVFSDNGPDEEYDFMIYALTKIAEASDGIGSKEEKVISSFSKDLLERFKKDIDNLFN is encoded by the coding sequence ATGGTAAGCAGAGATCGATTATATCAGACTTTTGGAGAATTATTGTATGTTATCGCTATGAGTGATGGTGTTATTAAGAAAGAAGAAGTAAAAACGTTGGAAGAAATTCTAAAGGCGCATCCAAAAGGACAAGAAATTAAATGGTCTTTTGATTATGAAAATGACAATCAAAATGATATTGAAACCTTATATAAAAAGGTCATAGAAGTTTTTTCGGATAATGGACCAGATGAAGAGTATGATTTTATGATTTATGCGTTAACCAAAATAGCCGAAGCAAGTGATGGTATAGGTTCTAAAGAAGAAAAAGTAATTAGTAGTTTTTCTAAAGATCTTTTAGAAAGATTCAAAAAAGACATTGATAATTTATTTAATTGA
- the hemB gene encoding porphobilinogen synthase — protein sequence MHQLRRNRRLRTTESIRSLVREHTITPNDFLVPLFVIEGNNIKQEIASMPGYYRYSLDLLKDEVKELWMMGLKAVLLFVKVPDNLKDNKGTEALNPDGLMQRAIKTVKNVAPEMLVMTDVALDPYSSYGHDGIVEDGYIVNDPTCEVLAKMSLSHAKAGADFVAPSDMMDGRILAIRELLETENYKNTGIMSYSAKYASAFYGPFRDALDSAPGFGDKKTYQMDFANRDEAVKETLNDIEEGADIVMVKPGLAYLDILRDIREAVDVPVAVYQVSGEYAMLKAAAEKGWLDHDTIMMEQLIAFKRAGAHIIASYFAKDVVKLLG from the coding sequence ATGCATCAACTACGCAGAAATAGAAGATTACGAACTACAGAATCAATTCGATCTTTAGTCAGAGAACATACAATCACCCCTAATGATTTTTTAGTACCACTCTTTGTTATAGAAGGTAATAATATAAAGCAAGAAATCGCTTCGATGCCTGGATATTACAGATATAGCTTAGACTTATTAAAAGACGAAGTAAAAGAGTTGTGGATGATGGGGTTAAAGGCGGTATTGCTTTTTGTTAAAGTTCCTGATAATCTTAAAGATAATAAAGGGACCGAAGCCTTAAATCCTGATGGATTGATGCAGCGAGCCATAAAAACTGTAAAAAATGTAGCACCAGAAATGTTGGTGATGACTGATGTGGCATTGGATCCATATTCTTCATATGGACACGATGGTATTGTGGAGGATGGATATATTGTTAACGATCCTACTTGCGAGGTTTTAGCAAAGATGTCGTTATCTCACGCTAAAGCGGGAGCAGATTTTGTAGCGCCTAGTGATATGATGGATGGTAGAATTTTGGCAATTAGAGAGCTTCTAGAAACAGAAAACTATAAGAATACAGGTATTATGAGTTATAGTGCCAAGTATGCATCGGCGTTTTATGGACCGTTTAGAGATGCCTTGGATTCTGCACCTGGTTTTGGAGATAAAAAGACCTATCAGATGGATTTTGCTAATCGAGATGAAGCTGTTAAAGAAACACTGAATGATATAGAGGAAGGAGCCGATATTGTTATGGTCAAACCAGGATTAGCTTATCTGGATATTTTGCGCGATATTAGGGAGGCTGTTGATGTTCCTGTAGCGGTGTATCAAGTAAGTGGTGAGTATGCAATGCTTAAAGCAGCAGCAGAAAAAGGATGGTTAGATCATGATACGATTATGATGGAACAACTAATAGCGTTTAAAAGGGCAGGAGCACACATAATTGCTAGCTATTTTGCTAAAGACGTAGTGAAGCTTTTGGGGTAA
- a CDS encoding carboxypeptidase-like regulatory domain-containing protein: MKSKIIFLLICTLFISGFISAQYEITIDAYVLDRDTQKAIPFVNVGFLDEGIGTVSDQNGHIFLQYDEQEINRSSVFQLSSLGYKTMQLSVKELFQLLTNNNTILMEPAIYELEAATVTAEKRMKKTVGRSSVSNGFMGYWKDAKALGGEIGTRIRISHKNSKLLRLKFNINENITDSLLVRVNVYEHKRRTPGRNMLTSNIYHTITKEKGEEVIDLMDYNIVVHDDIIVSLELVKVYGEDIEFSIGGSEEGISYLRYISQGHWDVHWDIGMAFSLDISYPAEETQLRKRENPDDIVLYWDTSFSAANHDPEYTYQFLKAYLKKIENTTVTLIPFSNTIHKQQKFVIRNGKSNELIASLKNMTYNGATNFSSLFKEENKPDQYMVVSDGRSTFGVFPQVYDVPVFYMNHMPNSDDLLLHKAAVQSEGYYLNLTKISVDQALSNIVYELEDNTIYQTDKTKELVQGLVTSGGKPVQGCKVSVKGTLIQRITDANGSFSIDASMEDVLTFDFFGMESKEITLDATKNIKVDLVSNYTTLDEVIVETKENKEQDEIVKDVYGNNVKKKSLGVAMYTLGEEDFLQSAIYLSDLIRGQFPGVQVFGWGDEAVYEIRTKLSLAADNSTPPLFVVDGLQFNEPPTFLFPTQIKSISVLTGLSASARFGQAARNGVFIITTKYGDISNNKEEKPVDHLLVKGNDYTTSTFLLDVNNNRPSYLDGLWNSTSYKEAKDIYYSLREKYPINIPFYSYSASYFRRWNTEFADQVLSNISEIGFDNPQVLLVLAFKLEAIEEYHNAAFLYERILDLAPDAAQSHLDLARIYVSIGKYKPAFELYKKILRNKESAIDFEEIAEQAESEIRRLLNFHRSELTYNDVPDEFLAVKGVPVRLVFQWSDPQSEFELQFVSPEKKFSKWKHVFKENKEELLSRVQSGVSSKEFIIDNAMPGEWIINVQSFGDASALSPAFMKYTVYTNYGLPNETKKVQCINLSNQKEKVTLDKIIL; encoded by the coding sequence ATGAAATCAAAAATAATTTTTTTACTCATTTGCACATTATTTATAAGTGGATTCATATCCGCTCAATACGAGATTACTATAGACGCTTATGTCTTGGATCGAGATACTCAGAAAGCTATTCCTTTTGTAAATGTTGGTTTTTTAGACGAAGGTATCGGTACGGTTAGTGATCAGAATGGTCATATCTTTTTACAATATGACGAACAGGAAATAAATAGAAGCAGTGTCTTTCAGCTATCGAGTTTAGGATATAAAACAATGCAATTATCTGTTAAGGAATTGTTCCAACTATTGACAAATAATAATACCATTTTAATGGAGCCGGCTATCTATGAATTAGAAGCGGCTACAGTAACGGCAGAAAAAAGAATGAAAAAGACAGTTGGTAGATCAAGTGTCTCTAATGGTTTTATGGGGTATTGGAAAGATGCCAAGGCGCTAGGTGGTGAGATTGGCACTAGAATTAGAATCAGCCATAAGAATTCTAAACTACTACGACTTAAGTTTAATATAAACGAGAATATTACAGATAGCTTATTAGTACGTGTGAATGTGTATGAACACAAAAGAAGGACTCCGGGTAGAAACATGTTAACCAGTAATATCTATCATACTATTACCAAAGAAAAAGGCGAAGAAGTTATAGACTTAATGGATTATAATATCGTGGTGCATGATGATATTATTGTTAGTTTAGAGTTAGTAAAAGTATATGGAGAAGATATTGAGTTTTCTATTGGAGGATCAGAAGAAGGTATATCTTATCTACGATATATAAGTCAAGGTCATTGGGATGTACACTGGGATATAGGAATGGCATTTAGTTTAGATATATCCTATCCAGCAGAAGAAACACAATTAAGAAAAAGAGAAAATCCAGATGACATTGTGCTTTATTGGGATACTTCTTTTTCTGCAGCAAATCATGATCCGGAATATACATACCAATTTTTAAAAGCGTATTTAAAAAAAATAGAAAACACTACCGTAACACTGATACCTTTTTCTAATACAATTCATAAGCAACAAAAGTTTGTTATAAGAAATGGTAAAAGCAATGAACTTATAGCATCACTTAAGAATATGACTTATAATGGAGCTACTAATTTTTCGTCTCTTTTTAAGGAAGAAAACAAACCTGATCAGTATATGGTAGTTAGTGATGGTCGATCGACTTTTGGGGTATTTCCACAAGTTTATGATGTTCCGGTTTTTTATATGAATCACATGCCCAATTCCGATGATTTGTTACTGCACAAAGCTGCGGTACAAAGTGAAGGATACTATCTTAATCTTACCAAGATCTCTGTGGATCAGGCCTTGTCTAATATAGTATATGAGCTAGAGGATAATACCATATATCAGACCGATAAAACCAAGGAATTGGTGCAAGGTTTGGTCACTTCTGGAGGGAAACCTGTACAAGGGTGTAAAGTTTCTGTAAAAGGGACGTTGATCCAAAGAATTACAGATGCTAATGGATCGTTTTCTATAGATGCTAGTATGGAAGATGTGTTAACATTTGATTTTTTTGGGATGGAATCCAAGGAAATTACGTTGGACGCAACAAAAAATATTAAGGTAGATCTTGTTTCTAATTACACAACTCTAGACGAAGTGATAGTAGAGACTAAAGAAAATAAGGAACAAGATGAAATAGTAAAAGATGTATATGGTAATAATGTGAAGAAGAAATCACTTGGGGTTGCTATGTACACATTAGGAGAAGAAGATTTTCTGCAGTCTGCTATATATTTGTCGGATTTGATAAGAGGTCAATTTCCAGGAGTCCAGGTGTTTGGTTGGGGAGATGAGGCAGTTTATGAAATACGAACAAAGCTTTCGCTTGCTGCTGACAATAGCACACCGCCTTTATTTGTAGTAGATGGTCTACAATTTAACGAGCCACCAACTTTTCTATTCCCTACACAGATAAAATCAATATCTGTACTAACTGGCTTATCAGCGTCTGCTAGGTTTGGTCAAGCCGCAAGAAATGGAGTTTTTATTATCACCACTAAATATGGTGATATCTCAAATAATAAAGAAGAGAAACCAGTTGATCACTTATTGGTGAAAGGAAATGATTATACGACTTCAACTTTTTTACTAGATGTTAACAACAACAGACCTTCTTATTTGGATGGATTGTGGAATAGTACAAGTTATAAAGAGGCAAAAGATATATATTATAGTCTTAGAGAGAAATATCCTATAAACATACCTTTTTATAGTTATAGTGCCTCTTATTTTAGAAGATGGAACACTGAATTTGCTGATCAAGTCTTATCTAATATTTCTGAAATAGGATTCGATAATCCACAAGTGTTATTGGTCTTAGCTTTTAAGTTAGAAGCTATAGAAGAATACCATAACGCAGCGTTTTTATATGAGCGTATACTTGACTTAGCTCCCGATGCGGCGCAATCTCATTTAGATCTTGCACGAATCTACGTTTCGATAGGAAAATATAAACCAGCCTTTGAACTTTATAAAAAAATATTAAGAAATAAGGAATCTGCAATAGACTTTGAAGAAATTGCAGAACAAGCGGAGTCAGAAATTAGGAGATTATTAAACTTTCATAGATCGGAGCTTACTTACAATGATGTGCCTGATGAATTTTTAGCTGTAAAAGGAGTGCCGGTTCGTCTTGTTTTTCAATGGAGTGATCCTCAATCAGAATTTGAACTTCAGTTCGTAAGTCCAGAAAAGAAGTTTTCTAAATGGAAACATGTGTTTAAAGAAAACAAAGAAGAATTATTATCCAGAGTTCAATCTGGTGTTTCATCTAAAGAGTTTATAATTGATAATGCAATGCCTGGTGAATGGATTATAAATGTTCAATCATTCGGTGATGCTTCAGCTTTAAGCCCTGCGTTTATGAAATATACAGTGTATACCAATTATGGTCTGCCTAATGAAACAAAAAAAGTACAATGTATTAACCTCTCTAATCAAAAAGAAAAAGTAACGTTAGATAAAATAATTTTATAA
- a CDS encoding carboxypeptidase-like regulatory domain-containing protein, whose amino-acid sequence MNIKKLTVVSIAFLSSISISAQTISSKVVDKKTNEPIPYATIQYAENGGVITNEEGMFSFTLDQRSIKIDSIYISSMGYEKVGITLNSITDNIIYIEPKAIELSGVFISNKNLSIDEIIDNVKENVDQNYSKDLSHKKLFYRQSDFSDLHKMNIKFKKSTIKEFNKKFIDSVLSIIPRKSAYYTEALCDLYGNFDKQKLNIIKGAELYDKSNDGSMEALSDKLEEILKKNVKPNSYLKIKSGWILGTKVQMDSIFDANEEAAEVKSEVEKPNKNEENYFLKYRKSSLQDLLSSMFFQEDSKLNFMEKSSRYKFELIDYTTIDDSSVYIINFEPKRGADFKGTIYVNTQDFAIMRVDYKNVKNLKNFGLLGVSYHDTMYKGKTIFAKGADGKYSVRYIEKTTGNVFGLDRPLKIIEKNKFVKGRRKQNELSLGLDIGAGEISKYEVVVFDSKPITESQYESSKENKTIKPQYLSKYDPDFWKGYNIIEPNTAIKQFTAIEGGL is encoded by the coding sequence ATGAATATCAAAAAACTTACAGTAGTATCTATTGCTTTTTTATCAAGCATATCTATATCTGCACAAACCATAAGTTCTAAAGTAGTCGATAAAAAAACAAACGAACCTATCCCTTACGCGACCATTCAATATGCAGAAAATGGAGGTGTAATTACAAATGAAGAAGGGATGTTTAGTTTTACATTAGATCAACGATCTATAAAAATAGACTCTATCTACATCTCTTCTATGGGGTATGAAAAAGTTGGTATTACATTAAACTCCATTACCGATAATATTATCTATATAGAACCAAAAGCTATAGAACTCAGTGGTGTGTTTATCTCTAATAAAAATCTGAGCATCGATGAGATTATTGATAATGTAAAAGAGAATGTAGATCAAAACTACAGTAAAGATTTGTCACATAAAAAGCTTTTTTATAGACAATCAGACTTTAGTGATCTGCATAAAATGAATATAAAATTCAAAAAATCTACCATCAAAGAGTTTAACAAGAAGTTTATAGATAGTGTGCTATCCATTATCCCAAGAAAATCTGCTTACTATACAGAAGCGTTATGTGATCTCTATGGTAATTTTGACAAGCAAAAACTAAATATCATTAAAGGTGCAGAACTCTATGACAAAAGTAATGATGGTTCTATGGAGGCACTATCCGACAAGTTGGAAGAAATTTTAAAAAAGAACGTAAAGCCAAACTCATATCTAAAGATAAAATCAGGTTGGATTCTTGGTACTAAAGTACAAATGGACTCTATTTTTGATGCCAATGAAGAAGCTGCAGAGGTAAAAAGCGAAGTAGAGAAGCCTAATAAAAATGAAGAAAACTATTTTCTTAAATACAGAAAATCATCGCTACAAGATTTACTATCTAGTATGTTTTTTCAGGAAGATTCTAAACTCAATTTTATGGAAAAATCTAGTCGATATAAGTTCGAACTAATAGATTATACGACCATAGATGATAGTAGTGTTTATATTATCAATTTCGAACCTAAAAGAGGGGCCGATTTTAAGGGAACAATCTATGTAAACACGCAGGATTTTGCCATTATGAGAGTTGATTATAAGAATGTAAAAAACCTTAAGAATTTTGGTTTACTTGGCGTTAGTTATCACGACACAATGTATAAAGGTAAAACGATCTTTGCCAAAGGTGCGGATGGTAAATACAGTGTGCGTTATATAGAAAAGACAACAGGAAACGTTTTTGGGCTTGATCGTCCGCTTAAAATTATCGAGAAAAACAAGTTTGTAAAAGGAAGGCGTAAACAAAATGAGTTATCGTTAGGACTGGATATTGGTGCAGGTGAAATCAGTAAATATGAAGTCGTTGTTTTCGATTCTAAACCTATTACAGAAAGTCAGTATGAAAGTAGTAAAGAAAACAAAACCATCAAACCGCAGTACCTCTCTAAATACGACCCTGACTTCTGGAAAGGATATAACATCATAGAACCGAATACCGCGATTAAACAGTTTACGGCGATTGAAGGAGGATTATAA